The Corythoichthys intestinalis isolate RoL2023-P3 chromosome 1, ASM3026506v1, whole genome shotgun sequence genome has a segment encoding these proteins:
- the LOC130926554 gene encoding gastrula zinc finger protein XlCGF57.1-like has translation MRCPTDVTVEDVHPEKPDPLHIKQEEESEMPHIKQEAESETLYIKEEEQEDDISKFPKTVSLKKEEDEGPSEAAKLSGEGSFPHLTTKKGGGLQPDGLLAPLSDSDNVTSHSSDTDTDVEDVDFNENAWKSLNKSSLKRGTKECASGKPFGCTLCDKGFSQKNQLKIHIRIHTGEKPFVCTCCGKRFTEKGGLKKHFWTHTVEKPFVCTYCGKTFNQKGYLNTHTRTHTVEKPFPCSVCEKGFSSKADLEKHQHTHTGEKPFVCTCCGKRFTVKRTLNIHTRTHTGEKPFACTHCGKRFIYKGALNIHTRTHTVEKPFPCSFCEKRFSSKADLEKHQCTHTGEKPFVCTCCGKRFTMKKFLNIHTRTHTGEKPFVCTCCGKRFTEKGNLIKHTRTHTGDKPFVCTCCGKRFTEKGNLIKHTRTHTGDKPFVCTCCGKRFGARGNLQKHMMTHTVEKPFVCTYCGKRFTQKGHLKKHTHTHTVEKPFPCSFCEKRFSSKAYLEKHQCTHTGEKPFVCTCCGKRFTEKRTLNIHTCTHTVEKPFPCSV, from the exons atgagg TGTCCCACAGATGTCACTGTAGAAGATGTTCACCCTGAGAAGCCCGATCCCCTCCACATCAAACAGGAGGAGGAGTCTGAGATGCCGCACatcaaacaggaggcggagTCAGAAACTCTTTacattaaagaagaagaacaggaaGATGATATCTCCAAGTTTCCAAAAACTGTCAGTTTGAAGAAGGAAGAAGATGAAGGTCCGAGCGAAGCAGCGAAACTTTCGGGCGAGGGCTCATTTCCACAcctgacaacaaaaaaagggggaGGACTGCAACCGGACGGCCTCTTAGCTCCGCTTTCGGACAGCGACAACGTAACGTCACACTCTTCTGACACTGACACTGATGTGGAGGATGTTGACTTTAATGAGAATGCTTGGAAATCCTTAAACAAGTCATCATTGAAAAGAGGGACAAAAGAATGTGCGAGTGGGAAACCGTTTGGCTGCACACTTTGCGACAAAGGATTTTCTCAAAAGAATCagttaaaaatacatataagaatacacactggagaaaagccttttgtctgcacatgttgtggtaaaagattcaccgagAAGGGAGGTTTAAAGAAACACTTCTGGACACACACtgtagaaaagccttttgtctgtacATATTGTGGTAAAACATTCAACCAGAAGGGatatttaaacacacacacacgcacacacactgtagaaaagccttttccctgctcagtttgcgAGAAAGGATTTTCTTCCAAGGCTGATTTAGAAAAGCATCAgcacacacacactggagaaaagccttttgtctgcacatgttgtggtaaaagattcactgtGAAGAGAACTTtaaacatacacacacgcacacacactggagaaaagcctttcgcctgcacacattgtggtaaaagattcatctATAAGGGAGCTTTAAAcatacacacgcgcacacacactgtcgaaaagccttttccctgctcgttttgtgagaaAAGATTTTCTTCCAAGGCTGATTTAGAAAAGCATCAGTGTactcacactggagaaaagccttttgtctgcacatgttgtggtaaaagattcaccatGAAGAAATTTTtaaacatacacacacgcacacacactggagaaaagccttttgtctgcacatgttgtggtaaaagattcactgagaagggaaatttaatcaaacacacacgcacacacactggcgataagccttttgtctgcacatgttgtggtaaaagattcactgagaagggaaatttaatcaaacacacacgcacacacactggcgataagccttttgtctgcacatgttgtggtaaaagattcggcGCCAGGGGAAATTTACAGAAACACATGATGACACACACtgtagaaaagccttttgtctgtacatattgtggtaaaagattcacccagaagggacatttgaaaaaacatacacacacacacactgtcgaaaagccttttccctgctcattttgtgagaaAAGATTTTCTTCCAAGGCTTATTTAGAAAAGCATCAGTGTactcacactggagaaaagccttttgtctgcacatgttgtggtaaaagattcaccgagAAGAGAACTTTAAacatacacacatgcacacacactgtAGAAAAGCCTTTTCCCTGTTCAGTTTGA
- the LOC130926563 gene encoding gastrula zinc finger protein XlCGF57.1-like has product MRCPADVAVEDLPPEKHDALHIKQEEESEMLYIKQEAESETPYVKEEQEDDISKFPKTVSLKSEEDEGPSEAAKTSSDSSFQHLTTKGEGRSQPDRLLAPLSDSEEITSHSSEFNTDEDDDDFDQNASKSLKKSSLKRDTKECVGGKPFGCPLCDKGFSRKNRLKIHLRIHTGEKPFVCTCCGKRFTEKGGLQKHTRTHTGEKPFVCTCCGKRFRDKANLKKHIRTHSVEKPFVCTYCGKRFTEKQNLKRHEKTHTVEKPFPCSVCEKRFSSEADLEKHQRAHTGEKPFVCTHCGKRFTEKGGLKKHTSTHTLEKPFPCSVCEKRFSSEADLEKHQRTHTGEKPFICTYCGKRFTVKKTLNIHTRTHTGEKPFGCTFCGKKFTDKGNLSKHTRTHTGEKPFVCTCCGKRFSDKGNLKKHIRTHTVEKPFVCTCCGKRFTQKGHLNKHTRTHTVEKPFSLVSLP; this is encoded by the exons atgagg tgTCCTGCAGATGTCGCTGTAGAAGATCTTCCCCCTGAAAAGCACGATGCCCTACATATTAAACAGGAGGAGGAATCGGAGATGCTGTACatcaaacaggaggcggagTCAGAAACTCCCTACGTCAAAGAAGAACAGGAAGATGATATCTCCAAGTTTCCAAAGACTGTCAGTTTGAAGAGCGAAGAAGATGAAGGTCCGAGCGAAGCAGCGAAAACTTCAAGCGACAGCTCTTTTCAACACCTAACAACAAAAGGAGAGGGACGATCGCAACCGGACCGCCTCTTAGCTCCGCTTTCGGACAGCGAAGAAATAACTTCACATTCTTCTGAATTTAATACCGACGAGGATGATGatgactttgaccaaaatgcttcaaaatctttaaaaaagtcatcATTGAAAAGAGACACAAAAGAATGTGTGGGTGGGAAACCGTTTGGCTGCCCACTTTGTGACAAAGGATTTTCTCGGAAGAATcggttaaaaatacatttaagaatacacactggagaaaagccttttgtctgcacatgttgtggtaaaagattcaccgagAAGGGAGGTTTACAAAaacacacacgtacacacactggagaaaagccttttgtctgcacatgttgtggtaaaagattcagagACAAGGCAAATTTAAAGAAACACATCAGGACACACAGtgtagaaaagccttttgtctgcacatattgtggtaaaagattcacagaGAAGCAAAATTTAAAGAGACACGAAAAAACACACACCGTAGAAAAGCCTTTTCCCTGCTCGGTTTGCGAGAAAAGATTTTCTTCCGAGGCTGATTTAGAAAAGCATCAGCGTgcgcacactggagaaaagccttttgtctgcacacattgtggtaaaagattcaccgagaagggaggtttaaaaaaacacacaagcacacacactctagaaaagccttttccctgctcagtttgcgAGAAAAGATTTTCTTCCGAGGCTGATTTAGAAAAGCAtcagcgtacacacactggagaaaagccttttatcTGCACttattgtggtaaaagattcacagtGAAGAAAACTCtaaacatacacacacgcacacacactgggGAAAAGCCTTTTGgctgcacattttgtggtaaaaaattcacCGACAAAGGAAATTtaagcaaacacacacgcacacacactggagaaaagccttttgtctgcacatgttgtggtaaaagattcagcgACAAGGGAAATTTAAAGAAACACATAAGGACACACACtgtagaaaagccttttgtctgcacatgttgtggtaaaagattcacccagaagggacatttaaacaaacacacacgcacacacactgtaGAAAAGCCTTTTTCCCTGGTCAGTTTGCCATAA